From Desulfovibrio inopinatus DSM 10711, the proteins below share one genomic window:
- a CDS encoding glutaredoxin family protein, whose product MSTKSILMYGLSTCTHCANAKAIIESMNHPFDVIYVDRLAGDDRNKRMNEVRKHNPQLTFPTIIINQIVVVGDDEEAIKKALTSL is encoded by the coding sequence GTGTCCACGAAATCCATTCTCATGTATGGGTTGTCCACATGTACGCATTGTGCGAACGCCAAAGCAATTATTGAGTCCATGAATCATCCATTCGACGTCATTTATGTCGATCGACTTGCCGGAGATGATCGAAACAAGCGCATGAACGAAGTACGTAAGCACAATCCGCAACTCACCTTCCCAACGATCATCATTAACCAAATCGTAGTCGTTGGTGATGATGAGGAGGCCATCAAAAAGGCACTGACTTCTTTGTAG
- the nadB gene encoding L-aspartate oxidase: MGDSRLLCQALVIGSGIAGSSCALTLADNGFDVILLCAGNGIDDGNTAYAQGGIVYTGPDDSPKLLQKDVTKAGWNHNSNRAVSHLSRFGPKAVDELLIERLRIGFAQKDGHYDLTREGGHSIYRVAHCADHTGRSIMDGFVRAVANSPNIRVLTGRMAVDLITSQHHTSNLQFQYNIDNQCLGAYVYNSYSGQVETILANYTVLATGGLGRIYQHTTNAECCVGSALTMAHRAGARIMNMEYVQFHPTSLYYKAKRRFLITEAMRGEGARLINSRGEQFMHRYDRRGELAPRDIVSRGIVDELHSSGEDCVFLDCSTVPHDLPTRFPTVYNGCKKIGIDITREPIPVVPAAHYHCGGVLCDVSGKTTVSRLYAVGECSCTGVHGANRLASTSLLEGVLWGKSAGESILGLLKRRKQADKRLVQSIPDWSSPGHDRNEDPALIAQDWATIRSTMWNYAGITRTDQRLQRAVSDLKSLNAHLVEFYKRTPMSKPLIELFHGSYSAYLVAVSAARNKQNIGCHYVSS, from the coding sequence ATGGGAGACTCACGCCTACTTTGTCAGGCTCTTGTCATTGGTTCGGGAATTGCTGGTTCAAGTTGCGCACTTACACTTGCCGACAATGGTTTTGACGTCATTTTGCTCTGTGCCGGTAATGGAATCGACGACGGGAATACAGCGTACGCTCAAGGTGGTATTGTCTACACCGGTCCCGACGATTCGCCCAAGCTTCTTCAAAAAGACGTTACGAAAGCGGGATGGAACCACAACTCCAATCGCGCTGTCAGTCACCTTTCCCGATTCGGCCCTAAAGCGGTGGATGAATTACTCATTGAGCGCTTAAGAATTGGTTTTGCTCAAAAAGATGGACACTACGACCTGACCCGAGAAGGCGGCCACAGCATTTACCGCGTTGCCCACTGCGCCGACCATACCGGTCGATCCATCATGGATGGGTTTGTACGGGCTGTTGCGAACTCACCCAATATACGGGTTTTGACTGGTCGCATGGCCGTCGACCTCATCACGAGCCAACACCATACCTCCAACCTCCAATTTCAATACAATATCGATAATCAATGCCTCGGTGCATACGTTTATAATAGCTATTCCGGTCAAGTTGAAACCATTTTGGCCAACTACACCGTGCTGGCAACTGGTGGCCTCGGACGGATATACCAGCACACGACCAACGCGGAATGTTGTGTCGGCTCTGCCCTGACCATGGCTCATCGCGCCGGAGCGCGCATCATGAACATGGAATATGTCCAATTCCACCCCACGTCGCTTTATTACAAAGCCAAACGCCGCTTTCTTATCACCGAAGCCATGCGCGGCGAAGGCGCTCGACTTATCAATAGTCGTGGCGAGCAATTCATGCACCGCTACGATCGACGAGGAGAACTCGCTCCGCGTGATATCGTATCCCGTGGTATCGTGGATGAACTGCACAGCAGCGGTGAAGATTGTGTCTTTCTCGACTGTTCAACCGTGCCGCATGATCTCCCGACGCGGTTTCCAACCGTCTACAATGGGTGCAAAAAAATCGGTATCGACATCACACGCGAACCTATACCCGTTGTTCCGGCGGCCCATTATCATTGTGGCGGTGTCCTTTGCGACGTATCCGGTAAGACAACGGTCAGTCGTCTCTATGCAGTCGGGGAGTGTTCCTGCACCGGTGTCCATGGAGCGAACCGGCTGGCCAGTACTTCATTGCTTGAAGGCGTTCTCTGGGGAAAATCCGCTGGGGAAAGCATTCTCGGCCTTCTCAAACGCCGCAAACAAGCCGATAAGCGACTCGTTCAGTCCATCCCGGATTGGAGTTCGCCAGGACACGATAGAAACGAAGATCCGGCTCTCATCGCTCAAGACTGGGCAACCATTCGGAGTACCATGTGGAACTACGCCGGCATCACACGAACCGACCAACGACTTCAGCGCGCTGTGAGCGATTTGAAAAGCCTCAATGCTCACCTCGTCGAATTCTACAAGCGTACACCGATGTCAAAACCCCTGATTGAGCTGTTTCACGGCTCCTACTCAGCCTATCTCGTGGCTGTATCTGCCGCGCGAAATAAGCAAAATATCGGATGCCATTACGTATCCTCATAA